The following are encoded together in the Triticum dicoccoides isolate Atlit2015 ecotype Zavitan chromosome 6B, WEW_v2.0, whole genome shotgun sequence genome:
- the LOC119322802 gene encoding uncharacterized protein LOC119322802: MEDGASDFSDWEVLSASSGVGGDDAVLVSGEGGDVLHDHFALDSSSSTGFSGEGSWSEAASDDVEIESGLGSVDRFGSAMQEQTDLIGVVDSSAQLQLGWIDVTAQASPVFGASVACGGDAHEKQTAGLSCGELDSIPQAALQGLEGILDSDATAVAGVRLQIEISEKSSLQLEDGGADALSESSVLQAAATSDAMQTLQEEPEQGKDASAASGCAEPGGDDKDGSSPLVAAAAPVTGDGERQVVVWWRLPFRFIHYCAWKVSPVWPISIAAALLGIVVLGRRMYRMRRKTQGLPQIKIAFDDKRASQFADRAARLNEAFLIAKRVPALRTLSGAALPWSMMQER, translated from the exons ATGGAGGACGGGGCTTCGGATTTCAGCGACTGGGAGGTGCTATCTGCATCCTCGGGGGTCGGAGGCGATGACGCCGTCCTTGTGTCCGGGGAAGGCGGCGACGTCCTCCACGACCACTTCGCCCTCGACTCCTCTTCCTCCACTGGCTTCTCCGGCGAGGGCTCGTGGTCGGAGGCTGCCTCCGACGACGTGGAAATTGAATCCGGGTTAGGATCAGTGGACAGATTTGGTTCTGCTATGCAAGAGCAGACGGATCTTATTGGGGTGGTGGATTCCAGCGCACAGTTGCAATTAGGCTGGATTGATGTGACTGCACAAGCCTCGCCGGTTTTTGGAGCCTCCGTGGCATGTGGTGGGGACGCACATGAGAAGCAAACTGCGGGGTTAAGTTGTGGTGAGCTTGATTCGATTCCGCAAGCCGCGCTTCAAGGGTTGGAGGGAATTTTGGACTCCGATGCAACTGCGGTCGCCGGTGTAAGACTCCAGATAGAAATATCAGAGAAGTCTAGTTTGCAATTGGAAGATGGAGGGGCTGATGCCCTTAGCGAAAGCTCTGTTCTTCAAGCTGCTGCAACAAGCGATGCAATGCAGACTCTGCAGGAAGAGCCGGAGCAAGGGAAGGATGCTAGTGCCGCTTCTGGTTGTGCTGAACCTGGTGGCGATGACAAGGATGGTTCTTCCCCTCTGGTTGCAGCTGCAGCTCCGGTCACCGGTGATGGAGAGAGGCAAGTGGTTGTATGGTGGAGGCTGCCGTTCAGGTTCATCCATTATTGTGCTTGGAAAGTGAGTCCGGTTTGGCCGATTTCCATCGCTGCAGCGTTGCTGGGGATAGTTGTGCTCGGGAGGAGGATGTATAGGATGAGGCGCAAGACCCAGGGCCTTCCCCAGATTAAGATCGCATTTGATGATAAG AGGGCCTCCCAGTTTGCAGACCGCGCAGCACGTCTCAACGAGGCCTTCTTGATCGCAAAACGTGTACCCGCTCTGAGAACTTTGTCTGGTGCTGCACTCCCCTGGTCAATGATGCAAGAGAGATGA